In Phragmites australis chromosome 24, lpPhrAust1.1, whole genome shotgun sequence, the following are encoded in one genomic region:
- the LOC133907566 gene encoding E3 ubiquitin-protein ligase AIRP2-like, producing the protein MRKAYRDSIKLLEADIQHANTLASEFPPDYDGACLQMRLSYSPVAHIFLFLVQWTDCSLAGALGLLRILIYKVYVDGTTTMSTHERKASIKEFYAVIFPSLLQLQKGITDVEDKKQKAVCMERYRRRDEDDRSNLSDIDVEREEECGICMEMNSKVVLPNCTHAMCLGCYQDWNSRSQSCPFCRDNLKKTCPGDLWIYVEDQDVVDMETVSSENLRRLFMYISKLPLIVPDVIFSVYDSQIK; encoded by the exons atgcGGAAGGCGTACAGGGACTCCATCAAGCTGCTCGAAGCTGACATCCAGCACGCCAACACTCT GGCATCTGAATTTCCTCCGGACTACGATGGCGCATGCCTGCAGATGCGCCTGTCGTACAGCCCCGTGGCGCATATATTCCTCTTCCTTGTGCAGTGGACGGACTGCAGCCTCGCCGGGGCTCTTGGTCTGCTGAGAATCCTCATATACAAG GTTTATGTTGATGGAACAACGACCATGTCGACTCATGAGAGGAAAGCCAGCATCAAAGAGTTCTATG CTGTGATATTTCCTTCGTTGCTGCAACTGCAAAAGGGGATCACTGATGTGGAGGACAAGAAGCAAAAGGCCGTGTGCATGGAGAGGTACAGGAGGAGAGATGAAGACGACCGAAGCAACTTATCTGATATTGATGTCGAGAGGGAAGAAGAGTGCGGGATTTGCATGGAGATGAACAGCAAAGTTGTGTTGCCTAACTGCACCCATGCTATGTGCCTCGGATGTTACCAGGACTG GAATTCAAGATCACAGTCCTGCCCATTCTGCCGTGACAACTTGAAGAAGACTTGCCCTGGTGACTTGTGGATCTATGTCGAGGACCAAGATGTGGTCGATATGGAGACGGTGTCAAGCGAGAACCTCAGACGGCTGTTCATGTACATAAGCAAGCTGCCTCTGATTGTTCCAGATGTCATCTTCAGTGTTTATGATTCCCAGATAAAATGA
- the LOC133907565 gene encoding uncharacterized protein LOC133907565, which yields MAAAAAILELEPSHERAGRIIEDIVQLERRIFPKHESLARSLHDELKRRNSGLVYSTFSAGGDDVVCEGVKESCRRQGHGEALLNAAVERCWRQRVQQVSLHVDPAKTARRRAVPEGRVPGRRHRRGLLLVAEERLPDVHGSVGIKRPPKLILVARELSFALPMAMAVLTEHRHGYCFEI from the exons atggcggcggcggcggcaataCTTGAACTGGAGCCGTCGCACGAGCGAGCGGGCCGCATCATCGAAGACATCGTGCAGCTGGAGAGGAGGATCTTCCCGAAGCACGAGTCGCTGGCGCGATCCCTCCACGACGAGCTCAAGCGCCGGAACTCGGGCCTGGTCTACTCGACGTTcagcgccggcggcgacgatgTCGTCTG TGAAGGAGTCAAGGAGAGCTGCAGGCGGCAGGGCCACGGCGAGGCGCTGCTGAATGCCGCCGTGGAGCGGTGCTGGAGGCAGAGGGTCCAGCAGGTGTCCCTCCACGTCGACCCGGCGAAGACGGCCCGCCGTCGCGCTGTACCGGAAGGCCGGGTTCCAGGTCGACGCCACCGTCGAGGGCTGCTACTCGTCGCAGAGGAGCGCCTACCGGATGTACATGGATCTGTAGGAATCAAGAGGCCGCCAAAGCTCATCCTCGTTGCGAGAGAATTGAGCTTTGCTTTGCCAATGGCAATGGCGGTGTTAACTGAACATAGACATGGATACTGTTTCGAAATCTAA
- the LOC133907943 gene encoding uncharacterized protein LOC133907943, which translates to MASSALRRSLPRRVTSLRRAVPSHPPSAAAAGAGTFHRSFQSGDGETMDEFEQRLFGNKGLDEGSLYAKLDRVGNAGRRYGMGSGMGGFGNRSSSGSMGGFGGFSDRSSSGSMGGFDSLNDGMSEMLGNAAHNFQVSDEEDDWDEEEFEFRPDVQFRRGSTYNVRDLDLTRPAAAKNPPRPQFETTTKEVLRKADFRNVRFLSNFLTEAGIIIKRSQTRISAKAQRKVAREIKTARAFGLMPFTTMGRRPFIFGRSAEEHLSENEYEYDFVEQKDGEPEEDNGNAEPAVEAASTFP; encoded by the exons ATGGCGAGctcggcgctgaggcggtctcTCCCACGGCGCGTTACCTCGCTCCGCCGCGCCGTACCTTCCCACCCGCCGAGTGCCGCGGCAGCCGGCGCCGGCACCTTCCATCGCTCCTTCCAGTCTG GGGATGGAGAGACCATGGACGAATTCGAACAGCGCCTGTTTGGGAACAAGGGCCTGGACGAGGGGTCGCTCTACGCGAAGCTCGATAGGGTTGGGAATGCCGGTCGAAGATATGGCATGGGCTCTGGGATGGGTGGGTTCGGCAACAGGAGCAGCTCCGGGTCCATGGGCGGTTTCGGTGGGTTCAGCGACAGGAGCAGCTCCGGGTCCATGGGCGGTTTTGATTCTTTGAACGATGGCATGAGTGAGATGTTGGGTAATGCGGCCCACAACTTCCAAGTTAGTGATGAGGAGGACGATTGGGACGAGGAGGAGTTTGAATTCAGGCCGGACGTGCAGTTTAGGCGAGGTTCAACTTATAACGTTCGG GACCTTGACCTTACAAGACCTGCAGCCGCAAAGAACCCTCCTAGACCACAGTTTGAAACAACTACAAAGGAGGTTTTGAGGAAGGCCGATTTTAGG AATGTTAGATTCCTTTCCAACTTTCTTACAGAAGCCGGGATTATCATCAAGAGAAGCCAG ACTCGTATAAGTGCAAAAGCTCAGCGTAAGGTTGCAAGAGAGATAAAAACCGCCCGTGCATTTGGGCTAATGCCTTTCACAACGATGGGTAGAAGACCATTCATCTTTGGTAGAAGTGCAGAGGAGCATCTTTCGGAGAATGAATATGAATATGACTTTGTGGAGCAGAAGGATGGTGAGCCTGAAGAGGATAATGGGAATGCTGAGCCAGCTGTTGAAGCTGCGTCAACATTCCCATAG